GGTCATCTGCGAAAACCCGCGCCACAAGCAGCGCCAGGGCTGACGCACGACCGCACCTTCTGCACCCGCAGAACTTCGCGCGACGCACGTACATGTTCATACGCAGAGCCCGGATCCACTGTTCACAGTGATCCGACACCCCCGGTCGGAGGCCGGGGACCCGATCCGTACCGAATCTTCGAGGCTCGCGCCGAAGAAGAGGACGGCGGGCGGGAACCGGTTCTGTGGAAGACCTCCGAACGACAACTGGAGCCATTGAATGGCACGCGTTTCCGGTGTTGACATCCCGCGCGAAAAGCGCGTGGAGGTTGCCCTCACCTACGTGTTCGGCATCGGCCGGACCCTCTCGCAGAAGACGCTGGCCGACACCGGCGTCAACCCCAACACCCGCGTCCGTGACCTCTCCGAGGAGGAGCTGGTCCGGATCCGCGAGTACGTGGACAACAACTTCAAG
This sequence is a window from Streptomyces ortus. Protein-coding genes within it:
- the rpsM gene encoding 30S ribosomal protein S13, with protein sequence MARVSGVDIPREKRVEVALTYVFGIGRTLSQKTLADTGVNPNTRVRDLSEEELVRIREYVDNNFKTEGDLRREVQADIRRKVEIGCYQGLRHRRGLPVHGQRTSTNARTRKGPRRAIAGKKKPGKK